The proteins below are encoded in one region of Puntigrus tetrazona isolate hp1 chromosome 5, ASM1883169v1, whole genome shotgun sequence:
- the rnf185 gene encoding E3 ubiquitin-protein ligase RNF185, protein MASAASSESSSSSAATGQTAGESGGGGGAQDSTFECNICLDTSKDAVISLCGHLFCWPCLHQWLETRPNRQVCPVCKAGISRDKVIPLYGRGSTGQQDPRERTPPRPQGQRPEPENRGCAFSGVVCVCDGGFQMSFGIGAFPFGIFATAFNINDGRPPPAAPGTPQHADEQFLSRLFLFVALLIMFWLLIA, encoded by the exons ATGGCCAGCGCAGCGTCCAGCGAGAGCTCCTCTTCATCGGCGGCGACCGGTCAGACGGCCGGAGAGAGCGGCGGCGGGGGGGGGGCTCAGGACAGCACGTTTGAGTGCAACATCTGTCTGGACACGTCCAAAGACGCCGTCATCAGTCTGTGTGGACACCTCTTCTG CTGGCCGTGTCTTCATCAG TGGCTGGAAACCAGGCCCAACAGACAGGTGTGTCCCGTGTGTAAGGCCGGCATCAGTCGAGATAAAGTGATCCCGCTGTACGGCAGAGGCAGCACCGGTCAGCAGGACCCCAG AGAGAGGACTCCTCCTCGACCCCAGGGCCAGCGTCCAGAGCCGGAGAACCGCGGC tgtgctTTCAgtggtgttgtgtgtgtgtgtgatggaggtTTCCAGATGTCTTTCGGCATCGGGGCGTTTCCGTTCGGGATCTTTGCAACGGCGTTTAACATCAACGACGGACGACCTCCTCCAG CAGCTCCAGGAACTCCTCAGCACGCAGATGAACAGTTCCTGTCGCGTCTGTTTCTGTTCGTGGCGCTGCTCATCATGTTCTGGCTGCTAATCGCTTAA